One genomic segment of Mauremys mutica isolate MM-2020 ecotype Southern chromosome 10, ASM2049712v1, whole genome shotgun sequence includes these proteins:
- the GTF3C3 gene encoding general transcription factor 3C polypeptide 3, whose protein sequence is MSSFSPELIDYLEGKISFEEFERRREERKSRERKDGESVPTEENTYDPDAPSTSGKGSGKSRSRSETEGETTDGVSKSVHRVFASMLGENEDEEEEEEEEEEEDEETPEQPTAGDVFVLEMVLNRETKKMMKEKRPRSKLPRALRGLMGEANIRFARGEHEEAILMCMEIIRQAPLAYEPFSTLAMIYEDQGDMEKSLQFELIAAHLNPSDTEEWVRLAEMSLEQDNIKQAIFCYSKALKYDPTNVRYLWERSSLYEQMGDHKMAMDGYRRILNLLSPFDGERFMQLARDMAKSYYEANDVTSAIEIMEEAFSKHQSLISMEDINIAAELYISNKQYDKAMAVITDFSGIVVSKKVTEQGPSEENKDMKDVVAVVEIQESQVAVIDYQDFPAESSTVSEDKVSCSIPDGVPIDITVKLMVCLVHLNILEPLSPLLTTLVEQNPEDMGDLYLDVAEAFLDVGEYNSALPLLSALVCSERYNLAVVWLRHAECLKALGYMERAAESYAKVVDLAPLHLDARISLSTLQQQLGRPEKALEALEPMYDPDTLAQDANAAQQELKLLLHRSTLLYSQGKMYGYVDTLLTMLAMLLKVAMNRAQVCLISSSKSGERHLYLMKVSRDKISDNDDQETANCDAKAIFAVLTSVLTKDDWWNLLLKAIYSLCDLSRYEEAELLVDSSLEYYSFYDDRQKRKELEYFGLSAAILDKNFRKGYNYIRIMLMENVNKPQLWNIFNQVTMHSQDVRHHRFCLRLMLKNPDNHALCVLNGHNAFVSGSFKHALGQYVQAFRTSPDEPLYSLCIGLTFIHMASQKYVLKRHALLVQGFSFLHRYLGLRGPCQESFYNLGRGLHQLGLVHMAIHYYQKALELPPLILEGIEADQTDLRRDVAFNLSLIYQSSGNLRMAQKLLYTYGIV, encoded by the exons GAGAAACGACGGATGGGGTCAGTAAATCTGTCCATCGGGTCTTTGCTTCCATGCTTGGGGAAaatgaagatgaggaggaggaagaagaggaagaggaggaggaagatgaagaaaccCCTGAGCAACCCACAGCAGGAGATGTTTTTGTATTGGAGATGGTGCTTAATCGAGAGACCAAGAAAATGATGAAA GAGAAAAGGCCTCGCAGTAAACTTCCTCGAGCCCTTAGAGGCCTCATGGGAGAAGCCAACATTAGGTTTGCTCGAGGGGAACATGAGGAGGCGATACTGATGTGCATGGAAATCATAAGACAAG CTCCTCTTGCTTATGAGCCATTTTCTACTCTTGCCATGATCTATGAAGACCAAGGTGATATGGAGAAATCATTGCAATTTGAGTTGATTGCAGCTCATTTAAACCCTAGTGACACTGAGGAGTGGGTTAGACTGGCAGAAATGTCACTAGAGCAGGACAATATTAAACAGGCCATATTTTGCTATTCAAAAG CTCTGAAGTATGACCCTACCAATGTGCGTTATCTGTGGGAGAGATCAAGCTTGTATGAGCAGATGGGAGACCATAAAATGGCAATGGATGGCTATAGACGTATCTTAAATCTTCTGTCCCCTTTTGATGGAGAACGCTTTATGCAGTTGGCCAGGGACATGGCGAA GAGTTACTATGAAGCCAATGATGTCACCTCTGCTATTGAGATAATGGAAGAAGCCTTTTCTAAACATCAGAGCCTCATCTCCATGGAAGATATAAATATAGCAGCTGAACTGTATATCTCCAACAAACAGTATGACAAAGCTATGGCG GTTATTACGGATTTTTCAGGAATTGTAGTTTCAAAGAAAGTGACTGAACAAGGCCCTTCTGAGGAGAATAAAG ACATGAAAGATGTAGTGGCTGTCGTGGAAATTCAGGAGAGTCAAGTGGCAGTGATTGACTATCAAGATTTTCCAGCTGAATCCAGCACTGTTT CTGAAGATAAAGTTAGCTGCTCTATACCTGATGGAGTTCCAATAGACATCACAGTAAAACTAATGGTGTGCCTGGTTCACCTGAACATCCTAGAGCCACTCAGT CCTCTTTTGACTACTCTAGTGGAGCAAAATCCAGAGGATATGGGGGACTTGTACTTGGATGTTGCAGAGGCGTTTCTGGATGTTGGAGAATACAATTCAGCACTACCACTCTTGAGTGCCTTAGTTTGTTCTGAAAGATATAACTTGGCTGTAGTTTGGCTCCGGCATGCAG AATGTCTAAAAGCCTTGGGATATATGGAGCGTGCTGCAGAGAGCTATGCAAAAGTTGTTGATCTTGCCCCATTGCATTTGGATGCAAGAATTTCACTTTCtacacttcagcagcagctgggccGGCCTGAGAAAGCTCTGGAGGCTCTGGAACCAATGTATGATCCAGATACATTGGCACAAGATGCTAATGCTGCCCAGCAA GAATTAAAGTTACTGCTCCATCGTTCAACGCTGTTGTATTCTCAAGGCAAAATGTATGGTTATGTGGACACTTTGCTTACCATGCTAGCAATGCTATTAAAG GTAGCAATGAACAGAGCTCAGGTGTGTTTGATATCTAGTTCCAAATCTGGGGAGAGACACCTTTACCTTATGAAGGTGTCTAGGGATAAAATTTCAGACAATGATGACCAAGAGACAGCAAACTGTGATGCAAAAG CAATATTTGCTGTGCTCACAAGTGTACTGACAAAAGATGACTGGTGGAACCTCCTCCTGAAAGCCATATACTCTTTGTGTGACCTTTCCCGATATGAGGAGGCAGAGCTGCTGGTGGATTCCTCGCTGGAATATTATTCATTTTATGATGATAGGCAAAAGCGCAAAGAGCTGGAGTACTTTGGTCTTTCAGCTGCAATTCTGGACAAGAACTTCAGAAAAGGTTACAACTATATCAG GATAATGCTAATGGAAAATGTTAATAAACCACAGCTCTGGAACATCTTCAATCAAGTCACCATGCATTCTCAGGATGTACGACATCATCGCTTTTGTCTTCGATTAATGCTGAAAAATCCTGATAATCATGCACTGTGTGTCCTAAATGGGCATAATGCATTTGTATCTGGTAGTTTCAAGCATGCTCTCG GACAATATGTGCAAGCCTTCCGTACTAGCCCAGATGAACCTCTGTACAGCCTTTGCATAGGCTTAACTTTCATCCATATGGCATCTCAGAAGTATGTGTTAAAAAGACATGCTCTTCTTGTACAG GGATTCTCTTTCCTTCACCGGTACCTGGGCCTCCGTGGACCGTGCCAAGAATCTTTCTATAACCTAGGCCGTGGCCTTCATCAGCTGGGATTAGTGCATATGGCAATCCATTATTACCAAAAGGCACTTGAGCTTCCTCCTCTCATCTTAGAG GGAATAGAAGCTGATCAGACAGACTTGCGAAGAGATGTTGCCTTCAACTTGTCACTAATTTATCAGAGCAGTGGAAATTTAAGAATGGCTCAAAAGCTGTTGTATACATATGGAATCGTATGA